The genomic stretch ACCTAATACTGAGGTTACGATGGAATCTTTGATGGCTGTTGGTATTGTTACCACTAATGATGGCCCTCTCAAAATTCTTGGTAACGGTGAGCTAGGAGTAGCTCTTAATGTCAAAGCAGCCGCATGGAGTAAATCCGCTCAAGCCAAAATTGAAGCAGCAGGAGGCACTATTACCTCTACTCAACCTCAAAATGATCAAAGCAATGATGGTTAATTAATGTCAAGATATTAAGAATGAAGAATTGAGAATGGATAATGCAGAATTGATAATTCCTAATTTCTAATTCCTCATTCCCCATTATTTATTCACCATTTATACAAGTAAATTAGATCATGGTTGTTAGTAAAGAAAAAACTCCAACCGCCCAAGAGACTTTTATGCAAATGGCGCAAGCCGCAGGGTTACGCAGTCGTTTGCTAATTACTTTAGGATTATTAATCCTCATTCGCTTGGGCATTTATATTCCTGTACCCGGAATCGATCGAGTCGCATTTGAAGCGGCAGTCAAAAATCTTCCTTTTTTAGGATTTTTAAATATCTTTACTGGAGGGGGTTTAGCAACTGTTGGTATTTTTGCCCTAGGAATTTTACCTTATATTAACGCTTCCATTATTATGCAGTTATTAGCTTCTGCTATTCCTGCCTTGGAAGACTTACAGAAAAATGAGGGAGAAATTGGACGGCGCAAAATTGCTCAAATTACTCGTTATGTTGCCCTTGGTTGGGCAATTATTCAAAGTACTGGGATTACTGTTGGTCTTCTGCGTCCTTATGCCCTCGATAATAGCCCCCTATTTGTTGTGGAAACTGTATTAGCCATTACCGCAGGATCAATGTTTGTGATGTGGGTATCGGAATTAATCACTGAACGAGGTTTAGGTAATGGTGCATCCTTGTTAATTTTCGTTAACATTGTTGCTGTTTTGCCTCAAACTCTGGCTAATACTATCGACTATGCTCAAACTGGAGGCAGACAAGCGATCGCCCAAGTAGCTATTTTAATCTTAGTATTTTTAGTGATGATTGTGGGTATCGTTTTTGTCCAAGAAGGCACTCGCAGAATTCCCATTATTTCTGCCCGTCGTCAAGTCGGACGCAGATTATACAGAGAAAGAACCAGTTACTTACCCTTGAGACTTAATCAAGGTGGTGTAATGCCCATTATTTTTGCTTCAGCAGTGTTGGTTTTGCCTTCTTCTGTAGCTGGGTTTGCCGAAAAAAGCCCTTTTAATGCAGTGTTAAATCAAATAGCTATTGCTTTACGTCCTGGATCAATCTGGTATGTAGTTACCTACTCGGTACTAATTATCTTTTTCAGTTATTTCTATGCCTCTTTGATTTCTAATCCTGAAGATATAGCTCAAAACTTGAAGAAAATGGGTACAAGTATTCCTGGTATTCGTCCGGGTAAAGCAACGATCGCTTATTTAGAAGGGGTTTTAAATCGTTTAACCTTACTGGGGGCAATATTTTTAACTATTGTAGCGACAGTTCCGACCTTTGTGGAGAGTGCAACAGGAGTAACTACTTTTCAAGGTTTCGGTGCCACATCCCTCTTAATTCTTGTGGGGGTTGCCATTGATACCGCAAAACAAGTACAAACTTACGTCATATCCCAACGTTACGAAGGCATGGTTAAACAATAATAGATCAATTAACAGTTAACAATTTTCTCATCAACTTTAAACACATTTATTGCCAATTATCAATTGTCAATTAAAAACCCATGACCAAACTAATCTTTTTAGGCGCACCGGGAGCAGGAAAAGGTACTCAAGCCCAAATCCTAGCTGAAACTCTGGGTATTCCTCATATTTCAACGGGGGAAATTCTCAGGGGTGCGATCGCTGATGAAACTCCTCTGGGGTTGAAAGCGAAAAGTTATGTTGATAATGGGGATTTAGTACCTGATGACCTTATTTTAGATTTGATCAAACAAAGATTAGGAGAAGAAGATGCACAAAAAGGATGGATTCTTGATGGTTTTCCTCGGAATGTTTCTCAAGCAGATTTTTTAACTAATTTACTCCAACAATTAAATCAAAATTGTGATGGTGTAATTAATTTTGATGTCCCTGATCAAGTTTTAATTGACCGTTTGTTAGGTCGAGGTAGAAAAGATGATAATCAAGAAACCATTAGCAATCGCTTAGTGGTATATCGTCAAAAAACTGCTCCCTTAATTGAATATTATCAGCAACATAACCTATTGAAAAACGTTAACGGCGATCGAGAACTTTCCCAAATCAGTCAGGAACTTGAAACCATAGTTAAATCCTAGAATCAAACTAGCAATGGATTTGATAGAATCAACAAGGATTACAAAATATCTTATAAATAAATACTATGTCGAAAAAAGATCTGATTGAAATGGAAGGAACTGTAACTGAATCTCTCCCTAACGCAATGTTTCGGGTGGATTTGGACAACGGTTTTAATGTTTTAGCCCATATTGCAGGGAAAATTAGAAGAAATTATATCAAAATTCTCCCCGGCGATCGAGTCAAAGTAGAATTAACTCCCTATGATTTAAGCAAAGGAAGAATTACCTACAGACTTAAAGGCAAAAAAGGTTAAAAACAAATAAAACAGTAAAAATATAAGACAAAAATTAATTGTCAATAGTCCGTCATTCACAATTTGACAGTGATGTCAATATCCTGTTATAATTAATAGCTTGCAGTGTAAACTACTACCATGAAAGTAAGAGCATCAGTCAAAAAAATTTGCGACAAATGTCGTGTTATCCGCCGTAAAGGTCGGGTAATGGTGATCTGTTCCAACCCCAAACATAAACAACGTCAGGGATAAAATCTTAAACACAAGTCTAACTCATTAATAGTGAGTTTGGGCTAATTTTTGGTAAAAATAACGAGACTAACAAAGGAAACGAAAACATGGCAAGGATTTCTGGTATTGACTTACCTCGTGATAAACGAGTAGAAATAGGACTTACCTACTTGTATGGCATTGGTTTAACTTCTTCTCAAAAAATTCTGGCGGCTACCGGGGTTAACCCAGACACCAGAGTTAGAGATTTAAGTGACGAAGATGTCAGTAAACTAAGAGCCTACATTGACGAAAATTTCCAAATAGAAGGAGATTTGCGTCGTTTAGAAGCGATGAACATTAAGCGACTAGGAGACATCGGTACTTATAGAGGTCGTCGTCATCGTCAAGGACTTCCCTTGAGAGGACAAAGAACTCGTACTAATGCCAG from Geminocystis sp. NIES-3709 encodes the following:
- the secY gene encoding preprotein translocase subunit SecY, with protein sequence MVVSKEKTPTAQETFMQMAQAAGLRSRLLITLGLLILIRLGIYIPVPGIDRVAFEAAVKNLPFLGFLNIFTGGGLATVGIFALGILPYINASIIMQLLASAIPALEDLQKNEGEIGRRKIAQITRYVALGWAIIQSTGITVGLLRPYALDNSPLFVVETVLAITAGSMFVMWVSELITERGLGNGASLLIFVNIVAVLPQTLANTIDYAQTGGRQAIAQVAILILVFLVMIVGIVFVQEGTRRIPIISARRQVGRRLYRERTSYLPLRLNQGGVMPIIFASAVLVLPSSVAGFAEKSPFNAVLNQIAIALRPGSIWYVVTYSVLIIFFSYFYASLISNPEDIAQNLKKMGTSIPGIRPGKATIAYLEGVLNRLTLLGAIFLTIVATVPTFVESATGVTTFQGFGATSLLILVGVAIDTAKQVQTYVISQRYEGMVKQ
- a CDS encoding adenylate kinase; translation: MTKLIFLGAPGAGKGTQAQILAETLGIPHISTGEILRGAIADETPLGLKAKSYVDNGDLVPDDLILDLIKQRLGEEDAQKGWILDGFPRNVSQADFLTNLLQQLNQNCDGVINFDVPDQVLIDRLLGRGRKDDNQETISNRLVVYRQKTAPLIEYYQQHNLLKNVNGDRELSQISQELETIVKS
- the infA gene encoding translation initiation factor IF-1; this translates as MSKKDLIEMEGTVTESLPNAMFRVDLDNGFNVLAHIAGKIRRNYIKILPGDRVKVELTPYDLSKGRITYRLKGKKG
- the rpsM gene encoding 30S ribosomal protein S13, producing the protein MARISGIDLPRDKRVEIGLTYLYGIGLTSSQKILAATGVNPDTRVRDLSDEDVSKLRAYIDENFQIEGDLRRLEAMNIKRLGDIGTYRGRRHRQGLPLRGQRTRTNARTRRGRRVAIAGKKKAPKK
- the rpmJ gene encoding 50S ribosomal protein L36 — protein: MKVRASVKKICDKCRVIRRKGRVMVICSNPKHKQRQG